A window of Methanobacterium aggregans genomic DNA:
GTTATCAGAATCTGGCATTAAAATCACCAACATTTTTCTTGTGTATCTTATTTTATAGAATATATGGAGTTTCTTATTAACTTGATATCCATTTTAACTGATTTAATTGGATATCCCTTTTATACATTTACCTTAACTGGGCTTGATCTTAAAACTAGTTTTATGTATTTACTCTGTTATTTGGTAGTATAATACCATTTTCATGATCCCCAACTGAAATCAAGATGAATTCATTGTAAATTTATAAAAATAAACATCATAAAAATATCATAAAAAATAGTTTTCACCATCAAGTACATAATTTATAAATAAAATTAGAAGTAGAATATCTGGATAAAAAAATAAAAAATTTTACCTGTATTCCTTTGAGGATCTATGAGAACAAGATAATAAGATGTTAATGAAATTGAATTTTAAGGATAAAATCAACTAATTTAAGGAGAAAACAAATTAAATGGATAAAAACTATATTTATGGGGCTGAAATCACAGATTTAGCTCTTTTAATTCAGGACAATTTGATTTTATCAGATCTGCACTTTGGATACGAGGAGGCCCTTAATGCAGAGGGTATAATGGTTCCGAGGTTTCAATATAAGAAGATCCTGGCTCGACTTGGGGAGATCATTGAAAAAACCCGTTGCAGTCGCGTGATAGTAAACGGTGACCTGAAACATGAATTTGGAAGGATCACCCGCCAGGAATGGAATGAGATATCAAGCTTCATAGAGTTTCTCAAGGACAACTTCCAGGATGTTGTGCTCATTAAGGGCAACCATGATAACTTCACAAGGTTCATAGCTGAGAGAATGGATTTGGAAGTTTACGAGAGTTTTTCACTTGAAAACTTTTTAATACTCCACGGCGATAAGGTTCCAGATGATCTGGAAAAAATCAATGAAGAAACACTCATAATAGGTCATGAACATCCATGTATAGGTATTAGGAGTG
This region includes:
- a CDS encoding metallophosphoesterase, coding for MDKNYIYGAEITDLALLIQDNLILSDLHFGYEEALNAEGIMVPRFQYKKILARLGEIIEKTRCSRVIVNGDLKHEFGRITRQEWNEISSFIEFLKDNFQDVVLIKGNHDNFTRFIAERMDLEVYESFSLENFLILHGDKVPDDLEKINEETLIIGHEHPCIGIRSGERLEKIKCFLKGRFKGKNLVVMPSFNFVTEGSDILHEKALSPFLKDKTVDFNDFEVFGVENFEVLYFGKIRDIIRVKEQFY